A window of Sphingobacterium kitahiroshimense genomic DNA:
CGCTATTTTAATGAATTAACAAACACAGCAATGCTAATGGAAGAAGTTGGAGAAGTTGCTAGAATTATGGCAAGACAGTATGGCGAACAATCATTTAAAAAATCTGATAAAGAAGTAAATTTAGCGGATGAAATGGCCGATGTTCTCTTTGTATTAATGTGCCTGGCCAATCAAACCGGTATTGATTTAACAGATGCGCTAGAAAAAAATTTAGAGAAAAAATCAATCCGTGACGCCGATCGACATAAAAACAATGAAAAATTAAAGTAATACAACATTACTATAATTTAGTTCGTTATATAAGTATCAAATTAATTTTAATACAGTTTGCATGCAAACTGTTGAAGGGCTGTATCAAGAAACTTGATACAGCCTTTTAATTTCTTTATCTTTAATGCAGATCATTAATTCCCTCTGGAAATGAATTTAACACATTACGTCCATACATTAAAACACCATGTGCTTTTAGCAATCTTACTTACAGGATTAACACACGCTTCAGCACAAGATAGAAATAAAGAATTTACCTTTCAATATGACCCTCAGGAAATCGTTAATGGTAGCCAATACCAAAAGATCCAGATCCTGGATTCAAGAAAAGATACAACTCATTACGGAATCATACAAAAAGGTTTATTAGGAAAATCCGCTACTGTAGTTGCAAATCCAGCTCTTGAAGATCAATTGCAGAAATATCTAGAAACAATCAGTAATGGAAATACGCAGAGAGATACATTGCTTTTGCAAATTCGAAGATTATCATTTTCTGAAATTGGTGGTGGAATCAAAGAAAAGGGCTTTTTTGAT
This region includes:
- a CDS encoding nucleotide pyrophosphohydrolase, which codes for MTIKEAQETIDKWINTTGIRYFNELTNTAMLMEEVGEVARIMARQYGEQSFKKSDKEVNLADEMADVLFVLMCLANQTGIDLTDALEKNLEKKSIRDADRHKNNEKLK